The genomic stretch TCCTGCAATTTCTGTATTTCTTTTGCTTGACCAGGTTTATAGAATCCAAACCATTCCGATTCCGTTGGTTCGACCATCGTATCATTTTCGAATTTAACGAGAACTAAAGTTCGAAGTTTTTGAAGATTATCCCTATATACCtaatgacaataaaaaatgtaactaaaagaaagttattatacttgatattttacttgatgattttctctatcattttaatatacgtcaattttaatatacgtcATTAAAATTCCGTATCATGGTACTTTGATaataagatacatttttttgcacttatattaactattatacTCTAATAGAATCAAGTTCCAATGTATAATCATGATATACCATATTTATAGTCTTTTCATTATTGATGTCAgcaagaaaaacatttttctctcgatattcATCTTCCTTTATCGGATCGTGCCAATAGGCAGCTTGCACTAACGATTCTTGAATGTACCTAAGGAAAAAAttggatataaaatacatttcttttttttctaatgctaagcaaaatttaataatttttttcaaaacacaaGAATAAGTACCATAAATATGCACCGTAACGCAACATGCGCCGCATATAATTACACAATCGAGATGTGTCTGAACATTTTGGTATCCCGAAAACACCTTGATGCTGACCGCCTAAAGATATCAAATTCAGCATTGGTGGATTGGGGCATCTTTGGGCCACCGCCCGTCTATCAATACAGAGAacgattttgtttataaaaaaatattaattaaaattaaatgttgtaaataaataaataaagcaatttaCAGGAATTGAGCCCCTTGAGAGAAACCAATGGCATTATATCCATTTTGAAGTCTTGTGTCTTGTGACAGCTGCTCGCATACATGTTTAATTTgttcattaatatttccaaaatagCTGTTCTCAACGTCCTAGATTAGAAAAGATGTCATGTTCTAATTCTgcgttaaaataaacatatgtagAATAAAGTAATGGAATAAAGATGTGAATAATATCTGATTATCAGATAATAGCAATATAaatctcatataaaaatatttattattggagTAAGATTGgaataagtatattaaatgaaaaaaagaatacataagGCGAGGATacaaatagaatagaataaagaagtaagataaattttactataatatttttctaataaaatatgctttcGACTATTGACAACTTTATGTCCAACCTCTATAACATTATTTCCGATGCGTATAGAATTGATATAGACTCCAGGTATTTCATTCTGAAGAATTTCTTGTATCTTTCCAAGACTGAAAGAGAAGCAGCAACTATCACCTGCAAAAGATATGCTTCAATCATCATAGctaaataaaactgaaaattctgaaaagcaatgattgattaattataaaataatactccaagttttatgaaaaaaaagcatttcaaaaattttattcacttgcaaatatattattgcatttattaatattttaaaaagatatcatCTGAGATAAGAGTTTATACCTTGAGCTAAAAAAtctaaacaattataattaattacaaggcATCTCTACAAATATAAACCTTGTTTTATTCTagctttaaatattcattttaaatttactaatgtttatcaattataggaaaaaattttcttatacaacTCACTTTATTTTTCGGCGATAAGGAGGGtaccataatatatttacatgtgtAACAAATGCTGGATAGATATATATCGTTCTTTAcgataagattataatttctttaagtaAGTACGAGAGGAGGAGAGatgttctttaaaataaaataaaattaaattaacacatttgacaattgaatataaaattttacattcgcataaaaatatcacagaTGTGAAAAATGTTGCAACTCGTGTGAacaaactaataattatatcagttataattatctataataaaaatactcataatgcacaataataaaacttacCCATTCCGTGCCAAAGTACTATTGGCACCGGTGAATCACTTTTCCCATCTCCTTCTTCACGTAAACAATGACCGGTATTCGCGCATAGGGATATCAAGACGATAAAAATGCAGGCGCAATTTATCGTCCACTTTCCCATGATTTCGCGATTCATGTTCGACTGTCAGTCGCGCTGACGTATGTGCAACTAGCAGGAATCAActctatgcaatattttttaccacACCGTTAATCATCGTCGCAATCAGCTGAGCGTGACACTCGACAAATCATATGTTTTGATATGTATTTATCGACGACAACGCTCCGTACGGTCGTAACGAAAACTTCGTAGAACACTCATGCGATATTCGTTCGATAAACCAGATCTCGTATTTGCCTCGCGCATTTcctgcatttttaaattaatctcattctcagatataacaaaattttctggTCACGTACTTATATAGAAATACACGCGCTACTTTagagaaacatattttaattatatagttttcagcatttctgttatttttcttaataatattattacaaattcaagttatatataataaaagacaaacacatacacatattatatatatattaaaattttactaaaatagagcatacaaaataaaataaaataaaataaaatatttaacaaaattatctaGGCGGAACACACGGaaagagattaattattttttcattatatatgtgttaaaatatttgatgcatCTATGTATGTCAACAACATTTAGTGAATCGCAAAATTATGATGTGATTGAACAAGATTATCAATCGTAAACAAAATCTCAATCTCAATAAAGTGATGCCGTACACTTCCGTAATTTCTAATGCGGATGGGCTTTATGGTTCACCGACGTGAAAGCGCATCTCGTATCGCCCGTTGTTATTTCCGCGCATTAACGAATACCATTCGTTCCCCGCGGTTGGCGGACGAAAGAAACGGATCCCGGAGAGGAGGGTTGCTCGGGCAGGAACGTCTCCCGTAAAACCGCTGGCGGGAAAATGTTTGGGAGGAGGAGTGGCGAACCAGTGGCCGTTTTGTTTAGCGAATCGCCGCGATATCGGGGAGCACAATGCGCGATATCCGAGCCGCTTGTTACGGGGATACATTGTTTCCGTTCTTCGGCGTTCCGTTCCGCGTATGGAAATGTGCAGTAATCACTTAAAGCGGATCTGAGACGAGACTATCGTCGATGAATGTAACGCGGAAAACTTGCCGTAGCGTGAAAAGCTGCGATCTCACGCGGTTCTTGATTGATTATTGcgtaattcgatttttttcgcgaatgaaaaaggaagagagagagagagagagaggagggggagattctttaacgaaattatttaattgtctaACTATATAAACGTGAGAGATTGAATCTCTTGGAATTTAAATGCTATCAAGCGTTTAATcgttataaaagttaattcgatgtaattcaataatttctaaaaaacgatgctatattataatttatttttttatataatttgagggaaattttttgttctcgACAATCATACTTTTTTGAAACCTAAATATGTTACAATAACAGAAAAGTGTAACATGTGATATTTTGACAggtaaaataactcaaaaatagAAGCATCGGAAATCGTAATAGACACTGCTAGTGGGAAGAGACGCGAATAAATAAGAATCGAAGGGTTGAATTGGAGAAAAGGAAACGGAGAAGAAATATAGAGAGACAGAAGGAGAAGATCGATCGAGGGGATGATGAGGAGGAACATCGACATATTAAAGAGATGGGCAACGAGAAACCGGCCAGCCCAATAGAAAGCAAATTAACCGGAAATCTTCCTGGTAATACTTAGTATGCGGTTGCGGTTGAAGAAATTTCCTCGCAGAATTTCTCacgcaaaatatttgaatatactgTGCAAATTCGTCAAATTAATCTACCGTTTAttccaattaaattatatatgtatataaaggaacatcctatatatgttttacgttactttaatctttttccaCGTATGTGTagtcgtaaaatataaatatatattaccaaatattgaatcaaatttttccACATCAATCTTCACCTTCTTCTCACAGCAGAAtgctttaattgtttaaaaatcaaaattatcagaaatatatcacgagaaaaaaaaatgaccccacaaaacaaagtaaatatttcgGACATTCTCTAAGTAtgtatttttgcgaaaatgcACATAAACCTAAAATTGTATTCCAGTTGCAAAGAAATGAAACTTtctcttcgaaaaaaaaaatggcgaaAATTCAATAGAGCGACCAAAAGATCGCGGATCGAATATCGCGAGACGAGGTTGATTTCACCCCTTTACCCCTTCAACGGTGCACTCCCCCGTCATCATCCCTCTCTTCGCCAACTCTCTCCGCGCGCTTCTACATCCTCTCCCCTGCCTCCTCCATCCCGCTGCATCTCCTTCCGCGGCGTAATGAATCCAGTTTGTCGAACTCCAccgccttctctctctttgccgaGAGGGGGTGAGGATTTTCCCGACCGTCCTAACCGGATCCGTCCGGATATCCCATCCCGACCATTCCGTCCGCATCGGTAACTACTACGCGCTACTACACGTGCGAACCACTGTGCTTTTCGGTGCCACCCCCGCGACAGCGGCCAACCCGCGCAGTCATTTCGCATCTCTCCACCTATCTCGTCCCCCCGCTCGCCGACCACCCCATCCCCCGCGCTACGCGCGGCGCCCGCGCGCTCCCGATGCCCGTAATTACATCGAGTTCCCTTGATGATGGTGGTCCCGGGGAGAGCGCAGAGTGGTAGAGGGTTCTAATTAATCAGCTAGCCGCACCGCGCGCGAATCGTTCCCGGCACACGCTGCGGCACGCCTATAGGTTGACCGTCGACCAAAGCCCGACCGTAGGCGAGGGGttgggggaggagggggaaggCTCTCTTCCAGCCGACGTTGTTAACCCTTAGTTAGTCGCGTAGCATAATTAGTCACGGTACTAATGATACCGatctatgtgtatgtgtgtgtaaaacgAGATTCAACGAGATTCTCGTTTAactcattttattcttttattataaattaaattaaattcggatggattatatgtatatgtgcgcgTAAAGAGAATtgcatatgtaaatatataataattaatgatgatagaaaaattacaaatagtaAAAGATCTCTCTTTTGAGTAAAGAATCAAAAAGAATTCTCTCAAaaagaattctattttattttaaaagagattctGAAGTCAAACGTTCTAAATATCGCATAAAAGCGACCCTACAATGAGCAACGTAAATCTATATATCATTCCTCTCGTTTACAGATCCGGAATATTTCAGCAAAAGCGAgccgatatttttaatcagtaATAACATCTttagatgagagagagagagagagagaaatagagaaagcgagaaagagagaaaattctcgattatatatatatatatatatatatatatatatatatatatatatatatatatatataatttaacagagACCGGCCTACATTCGCAACATCCAGAACACGCAACGAAGGGTTAATCGGCTCATCGAAAACGAAGAAAATCGACGTTCTTTGTTACCGCTTTATTCCCCGGTGGCCTTTCAACGGCTGATTTTCCTCGCcctttcgagagagagagagagagagagagatttcggGCAATAATTACTCGCCGGAAACCACTAAGTCAAGAATACAGAGCCGAGGA from Cataglyphis hispanica isolate Lineage 1 chromosome 11, ULB_Chis1_1.0, whole genome shotgun sequence encodes the following:
- the LOC126853169 gene encoding palmitoyl-protein thioesterase 1 is translated as MNREIMGKWTINCACIFIVLISLCANTGHCLREEGDGKSDSPVPIVLWHGMGDSCCFSFSLGKIQEILQNEIPGVYINSIRIGNNVIEDVENSYFGNINEQIKHVCEQLSQDTRLQNGYNAIGFSQGAQFLRAVAQRCPNPPMLNLISLGGQHQGVFGIPKCSDTSRLCNYMRRMLRYGAYLWYIQESLVQAAYWHDPIKEDEYREKNVFLADINNEKTINMVYRDNLQKLRTLVLVKFENDTMVEPTESEWFGFYKPGQAKEIQKLQESELYLQDWLGLRKMEEAGKIHYLSLPGDHLQFTVTWFIENIIKKYLV